A single Notoacmeibacter ruber DNA region contains:
- a CDS encoding DUF4164 domain-containing protein — protein sequence MAEESDFRQAMTRLAEAIGTLENAVDARLEREQDFAGAEEEVQRMNSDRARLANLLDESEGRAERLADANREVSNRLVAAMENIRAVVDR from the coding sequence ATGGCGGAAGAGAGTGACTTTCGACAAGCCATGACGCGGTTGGCGGAAGCCATCGGCACATTGGAAAACGCCGTCGATGCCCGCCTCGAGCGCGAACAGGACTTCGCCGGCGCGGAAGAGGAAGTGCAACGCATGAATTCGGATCGCGCCCGCCTGGCCAACCTGCTCGACGAGAGCGAAGGGCGCGCCGAACGGCTTGCAGACGCCAATCGCGAGGTTTCCAACCGGCTGGTCGCCGCAATGGAAAACATTCGCGCCGTGGTCGATCGCTAG
- a CDS encoding cell division protein ZapA, which yields MAQVSVTIDDKTYRMACDEGQEEHLLGLAEQLDGYIRHLKGSFGEIGDHRLSVMAGIMVMDELSDTKERLGKLEAEIASLKNERDSAEKKAHAAGGAIAGDISRLAERVQAIAKKLDG from the coding sequence ATGGCGCAGGTTTCCGTCACGATCGACGACAAGACGTACCGCATGGCCTGCGACGAGGGGCAGGAAGAACATCTGCTTGGACTTGCCGAGCAGCTCGACGGTTATATCCGCCATTTGAAGGGCAGCTTCGGAGAGATCGGCGACCACCGTCTCTCTGTCATGGCGGGTATCATGGTGATGGACGAACTTTCCGACACCAAAGAGCGTCTCGGCAAGCTCGAAGCCGAGATTGCCTCGTTGAAGAACGAACGGGACAGCGCCGAGAAGAAGGCGCACGCCGCCGGCGGCGCTATCGCCGGAGACATCTCCAGACTCGCCGAGCGTGTGCAGGCCATTGCCAAGAAGCTGGATGGATGA
- a CDS encoding ABC-F family ATP-binding cassette domain-containing protein yields the protein MAPPLLNLDGLFLTFGGTPLLDGASLSVTPGEKIALIGRNGSGKSTLLKIAAGQIEPTDGEIFRQPDATLRYLPQMPDFEGFDTVEAYVESGLGPADDHWRVAYLIDHLGLAGSADPSTLSGGEARRAALARLMAPEPDILLLDEPTNHLDLATIEWLEDELARSRSALVTISHDRRFLENVTDAVVWLDRGMTRRLEEGFAKFEDWRDKLLEEEEAAHHKLGRKIEREQHWIVHGVSGRRKRNMRRVDELAELRKQHRERRGPQGSATIEASEAEASGKLVIEAKGLSKSYGDQPIVKDFGIRILRGDRIGLVGPNGAGKTTLLKLLIGELEADSGSLRHGTNLDVATLDQRRAALDPDMGLADWLTGGRGDQLVINDQPRHVISYMKDFLFSPEQARTPIRELSGGEKARLLLARTLAQPSNLLVLDEPTNDLDMETLDLLQELVANFAGTVVLVSHDRDFLDRTVTSTLVPEGDGRWTNYAGGYSDMLAQRGSRPFKAIGEGKASQPKSSPTATPPRAEPRKKSAKLSYKQQFRLEKLPGEMETLNAEIEKDETKLARPDFFSRDPDGFNALAKKLEDTKQKLAAAEEEWLELEMLKEELEG from the coding sequence ATGGCTCCGCCTCTTCTCAATCTGGATGGCCTCTTTCTGACGTTCGGCGGGACGCCGCTTCTGGATGGCGCCTCACTCTCCGTCACGCCCGGCGAAAAGATCGCCCTGATCGGACGCAATGGCTCTGGCAAGTCAACGCTGCTCAAAATCGCGGCAGGGCAGATCGAGCCGACCGATGGCGAGATTTTCCGCCAGCCGGATGCAACGCTGCGCTATCTGCCGCAGATGCCTGATTTCGAAGGCTTCGATACGGTCGAAGCCTATGTCGAATCCGGCCTCGGTCCAGCGGACGATCACTGGCGCGTCGCCTATCTGATCGATCACCTCGGTCTGGCGGGCAGTGCGGACCCGTCTACGCTGTCGGGTGGCGAGGCAAGGCGTGCCGCGCTTGCCCGCTTGATGGCGCCGGAGCCGGATATTCTGCTGCTCGACGAGCCGACCAACCATCTCGACCTGGCAACGATCGAATGGTTGGAAGATGAATTGGCGCGCAGCCGCTCGGCCCTCGTCACCATCAGCCATGACCGCCGTTTCCTCGAAAATGTCACCGACGCGGTGGTGTGGCTGGATCGCGGGATGACGAGGCGGCTGGAGGAAGGGTTCGCGAAGTTCGAGGACTGGCGCGACAAGCTGCTCGAAGAAGAGGAAGCGGCCCATCACAAGCTGGGCCGAAAGATCGAGCGGGAACAGCACTGGATCGTTCACGGCGTTTCTGGCCGCCGAAAACGCAATATGCGGCGCGTCGATGAGCTGGCCGAATTGCGCAAGCAGCACCGCGAGCGCCGCGGCCCTCAGGGGAGCGCCACGATCGAGGCAAGCGAGGCGGAAGCCAGCGGCAAACTCGTCATCGAAGCAAAGGGACTGTCGAAAAGTTACGGCGATCAGCCGATCGTCAAGGATTTCGGCATTCGCATCCTGCGCGGAGACCGGATCGGGCTTGTTGGCCCGAATGGAGCGGGCAAGACGACCCTGCTGAAACTGCTCATCGGCGAGTTGGAGGCGGATTCCGGTTCGCTGCGTCATGGCACCAATCTGGACGTCGCCACCCTCGATCAGCGCCGCGCGGCGCTCGACCCCGACATGGGGCTCGCGGACTGGCTGACAGGCGGGCGGGGCGACCAGCTCGTCATCAACGATCAGCCGCGCCACGTTATCTCCTATATGAAGGACTTCCTGTTTTCGCCCGAGCAGGCGCGGACTCCGATCCGCGAACTCTCTGGCGGCGAAAAAGCGCGGCTTCTTCTGGCACGCACGCTGGCGCAGCCGTCCAATCTTCTTGTGCTTGACGAGCCGACCAATGATCTCGACATGGAAACTCTGGATCTGTTGCAGGAGCTGGTGGCGAATTTTGCCGGCACCGTCGTTCTCGTCAGCCATGACCGCGATTTTCTCGATCGCACGGTCACCAGCACGCTCGTGCCGGAGGGCGACGGCCGCTGGACCAATTATGCCGGGGGCTATTCCGATATGCTGGCGCAGCGCGGCAGCCGGCCTTTCAAGGCGATAGGCGAGGGGAAGGCCAGCCAGCCGAAATCCTCTCCCACAGCGACGCCGCCCAGGGCCGAGCCTCGCAAAAAGAGCGCGAAACTCTCCTACAAGCAGCAATTTCGACTTGAGAAACTACCGGGCGAGATGGAGACCCTGAACGCCGAGATCGAAAAGGATGAAACAAAGCTGGCGCGGCCTGACTTTTTCAGCCGCGATCCGGACGGTTTCAACGCGCTGGCGAAAAAGCTGGAAGATACCAAGCAAAAGCTCGCCGCCGCCGAGGAAGAATGGCTGGAACTGGAGATGCTCAAGGAAGAATTGGAGGGTTAG
- a CDS encoding thiamine diphosphokinase — protein MDRYVVFLGGAMEPTPRLMSQVAGLPAIAADSGMAHASSLGITPELWVGDFDSVNAGDLERFKDVARERHPVEKDMTDGDLAFRHALQRGARSLLIVGAFGGSRFDHGLQIATAAIGLHEAGIDTQLTDGRQEGYPLRIGENRFELPEGTLFSIVVFSDLKGLSVSGARWPLSEEAIPFGSSRTLSNIAEGPVTVTFSGGRGLLIAMRDTIEAAPVDRDVADMISRVAETDSERR, from the coding sequence ATGGATCGCTATGTCGTTTTTCTGGGTGGAGCCATGGAGCCGACGCCGCGACTGATGAGCCAGGTCGCCGGGCTTCCTGCGATTGCCGCCGATAGCGGCATGGCGCATGCCTCCTCGCTCGGTATCACCCCCGAACTCTGGGTCGGCGATTTTGACAGTGTGAATGCGGGCGATCTCGAACGCTTCAAGGATGTTGCCCGGGAACGCCACCCCGTCGAAAAGGACATGACGGATGGCGATCTCGCATTCCGGCACGCACTCCAGCGGGGCGCGCGCTCACTTCTGATCGTCGGCGCCTTCGGCGGTTCGCGATTCGATCATGGCCTGCAGATTGCGACCGCAGCTATCGGGCTGCACGAAGCGGGCATTGATACGCAGCTGACGGATGGCCGGCAGGAAGGGTATCCGTTGCGGATCGGTGAGAACCGGTTCGAACTTCCCGAGGGAACTCTCTTTTCCATCGTGGTGTTTTCCGATCTCAAGGGGTTGTCCGTCTCAGGCGCTCGCTGGCCGCTGAGCGAAGAGGCGATTCCCTTCGGCTCGTCCCGAACACTCTCCAACATCGCCGAGGGGCCGGTCACGGTGACATTCTCGGGAGGCCGGGGTCTCCTGATTGCCATGCGCGATACGATCGAAGCCGCGCCTGTCGACCGGGACGTTGCCGACATGATCTCGAGAGTGGCCGAAACGGATAGCGAGAGACGCTGA
- a CDS encoding M48 family metalloprotease, which translates to MRTDKLRRVSLRVANCPERSKSLPRTLRSRAACSLFLLLGLGLTGCASVTDSIVDSSSESRREAMLGPSSNPVTVDNVGGNDRLRRLAAEQHPQIIASYGGEYNDPKLERMVARIVGELTTTGDNTTQIYNITVLDSPNINAFALPGGYLYITRGLLALASDSSELATVIAHEMAHVTANHGIERQKMERAETVASRVAEDLLGSSNAARAAAIRGQLRLAQFSRSQELAADAIGIHATATAGFDPYASVRFLRALSAYTRFRSVTGAKPELDFLASHPTSERRMEIAQRLARQEGGPGVGTRARDAYLAGIDGMIFGDKATEGFIRGRDFLHPRVGIGFRVPAGFVLDNSADAVTAAGPDDMAIRFDGVRVPRRTSLTDYLASGWIGGLDPNSVESGMVNGLPYARARASADGWAFAISVYRVDNTVYRLLTAAPVGTERLAALADQTAGTFRILSQSEKTGLKPLRIKIVTAKQGDTVQSLARQMAGVERKDELFLVLNGLDRNEPVKAGEKFKLVVE; encoded by the coding sequence ATGCGAACAGACAAGCTCAGACGGGTCTCTCTACGCGTGGCGAATTGTCCGGAACGATCCAAATCTCTTCCCAGAACCTTGCGAAGCAGGGCTGCCTGCAGCCTCTTTCTCCTTCTTGGCCTCGGTTTGACCGGCTGCGCCTCCGTCACCGACAGCATCGTCGATTCGTCGAGCGAAAGTCGCCGCGAGGCCATGCTCGGGCCGTCTTCGAACCCGGTCACGGTCGACAATGTCGGCGGCAATGATCGGCTGCGGCGGTTGGCCGCCGAACAGCATCCTCAGATCATCGCCTCCTATGGCGGCGAATACAACGATCCCAAGCTGGAACGCATGGTCGCGCGTATCGTCGGCGAATTGACGACCACCGGCGATAACACCACGCAGATCTACAATATCACGGTGCTGGATTCCCCCAACATCAACGCCTTCGCCCTGCCGGGCGGTTATCTCTACATCACCCGCGGGCTCCTCGCGCTTGCCAGCGATTCGTCCGAACTTGCCACGGTCATCGCGCACGAAATGGCGCATGTGACAGCCAATCACGGCATTGAACGCCAGAAGATGGAGCGCGCGGAAACCGTAGCCTCCCGCGTCGCGGAGGACCTGCTTGGCAGCTCCAACGCAGCCCGCGCCGCCGCGATCCGCGGCCAGTTGCGGCTCGCGCAGTTTTCCCGCAGCCAGGAACTGGCGGCCGACGCGATCGGCATTCATGCCACGGCCACCGCCGGTTTCGACCCTTACGCTTCGGTTCGATTCCTTCGTGCCCTTAGCGCCTACACCCGCTTCCGCTCCGTAACCGGCGCCAAGCCGGAGCTGGATTTTCTGGCAAGCCATCCGACAAGCGAGCGGCGTATGGAGATCGCGCAGCGTCTGGCACGACAGGAAGGCGGACCGGGTGTCGGCACACGTGCCCGCGATGCCTATCTGGCCGGCATTGACGGCATGATCTTCGGCGACAAAGCGACCGAGGGCTTCATCAGGGGTCGTGATTTCCTGCATCCGCGCGTCGGCATCGGGTTCCGCGTTCCGGCCGGCTTCGTCCTCGACAATTCGGCCGATGCCGTTACCGCTGCCGGCCCTGACGACATGGCTATCCGCTTCGACGGCGTTCGCGTTCCGCGCCGCACCTCGCTGACCGATTATCTGGCGAGCGGCTGGATCGGCGGCCTTGACCCCAACTCCGTTGAGTCCGGCATGGTCAATGGCCTTCCCTATGCGCGGGCGAGGGCATCAGCCGATGGATGGGCATTCGCCATTTCGGTCTATCGCGTGGACAACACCGTCTACCGGCTCCTGACCGCAGCGCCCGTCGGGACAGAACGGCTCGCAGCCCTGGCCGATCAAACTGCCGGCACCTTCCGCATTCTCTCGCAAAGTGAGAAAACCGGCCTCAAACCGCTCCGCATCAAGATCGTCACCGCGAAACAGGGCGATACGGTGCAGAGCCTCGCGCGTCAGATGGCGGGGGTAGAACGCAAAGACGAGCTGTTCCTCGTTCTCAACGGACTGGATCGAAACGAGCCGGTGAAAGCCGGCGAAAAGTTCAAGCTGGTCGTTGAATAA
- a CDS encoding RNA polymerase factor sigma-32 — translation MRTDTGRSSMIRAAMKAPYLEREEEHELAVRWKDDQDQVALHKITTAHMRLVISMASKFRNFGLPMSDLIQEGHVGLLEAAARFEPEREVRFSTYATWWIRASIQDYILRNWSIVRGGTSSAQKSLFFNLRRLRAKLSQGGETLSSAVMYKEISSALGVSESDVALMDSRLSGPDSSLNAPMVADSDGSADRQDFLVSDDPLPDEIVGTSIDESRRTSWLRGALSVLNERELRIINERRLCDDGATLEALGDKLGISKERVRQIESRAMEKLRGALMKDHPEIADSATA, via the coding sequence ATGCGTACCGATACCGGCCGCTCCTCCATGATCCGGGCCGCGATGAAGGCGCCCTATCTTGAGAGAGAAGAAGAGCACGAACTGGCGGTGCGTTGGAAGGACGATCAGGATCAGGTCGCGCTTCACAAGATTACGACGGCCCATATGCGCCTCGTCATCTCCATGGCTTCGAAATTCCGTAATTTCGGTCTTCCGATGAGCGATCTCATTCAGGAAGGCCATGTCGGCCTTCTCGAAGCGGCTGCCCGGTTCGAGCCGGAACGCGAGGTTCGCTTCTCGACTTATGCCACCTGGTGGATCCGCGCGTCCATTCAGGATTACATCCTTCGCAACTGGTCGATCGTTCGTGGCGGAACGTCCTCCGCTCAGAAATCCCTCTTCTTCAATCTCCGTCGCCTGCGCGCCAAGTTAAGCCAGGGCGGCGAAACGCTTTCCTCCGCCGTGATGTACAAGGAAATTTCGTCCGCACTCGGCGTGTCCGAATCGGATGTGGCGCTTATGGACAGCCGCCTCTCAGGCCCGGACTCCTCTCTTAATGCGCCCATGGTCGCCGACAGTGACGGCAGCGCCGACCGCCAGGACTTCCTGGTGAGCGACGATCCGCTGCCGGATGAAATCGTCGGCACGAGCATCGACGAGAGCCGCCGTACTTCATGGCTCCGCGGAGCGCTGTCCGTCCTGAACGAACGCGAACTGCGTATCATCAACGAACGCCGACTGTGCGATGATGGCGCGACGCTCGAGGCGCTCGGCGACAAGCTCGGCATTTCGAAGGAGCGCGTCCGTCAGATAGAAAGCCGTGCAATGGAAAAGCTGCGTGGCGCCCTGATGAAGGATCATCCAGAGATCGCCGATAGCGCGACTGCCTGA
- a CDS encoding CarD family transcriptional regulator has protein sequence MASKKSAQRQGYKTGQFIVYPAHGVGQITAIEEQEVAGMKLELFVVDFQKDKMRLKVPVAKAESVGMRRLSEGDYVDRALKVVQGKARVKRTMWSRRAQEYDAKINSGDLISISEVVRDLYRAENQPEQSYSERQLYEAALDRMAREIAAVNKMSETEAVHLIEQNLAKGPKRGAKDEESEADSNEEAA, from the coding sequence ATGGCCAGTAAAAAATCAGCACAGCGTCAGGGTTACAAGACGGGGCAGTTCATCGTCTATCCGGCGCATGGTGTGGGACAAATCACGGCAATCGAAGAGCAGGAAGTGGCCGGCATGAAGCTGGAACTCTTCGTGGTCGATTTCCAGAAAGACAAGATGCGCCTGAAGGTGCCGGTCGCCAAGGCGGAGTCGGTCGGCATGCGCCGCCTTTCCGAAGGCGATTACGTTGACCGCGCGTTGAAGGTCGTTCAAGGCAAAGCCCGCGTGAAGCGGACCATGTGGTCGCGCCGTGCGCAGGAATACGATGCCAAGATCAATTCCGGCGATCTCATTTCGATCTCCGAGGTCGTACGTGATCTTTATCGCGCCGAGAACCAGCCGGAACAGTCCTATTCGGAACGCCAGCTCTATGAAGCGGCGCTCGACCGGATGGCACGAGAGATCGCTGCCGTGAACAAGATGAGCGAAACCGAAGCGGTTCACCTCATCGAGCAGAATCTCGCCAAGGGCCCCAAGCGGGGCGCGAAGGACGAAGAGAGCGAAGCCGATTCGAATGAGGAAGCGGCATAA
- the fdxA gene encoding ferredoxin FdxA has translation MTYLVTDNCIKCKYTDCVEVCPVDCFYEGENMLVIHPDECIDCGVCEPECPAEAIKPDTEPGLDKWLELNTEYAEKWPNITVKKDQMEDAEKFDGETEKLEKYFSAEPGSGD, from the coding sequence ATGACCTATCTCGTCACGGATAACTGCATCAAATGCAAATACACCGACTGCGTGGAAGTCTGTCCCGTGGACTGCTTCTATGAAGGCGAAAATATGCTGGTGATCCATCCTGACGAATGCATCGACTGCGGCGTATGCGAGCCGGAATGCCCGGCGGAAGCCATCAAGCCGGACACCGAGCCGGGGCTGGACAAGTGGCTTGAGCTGAACACCGAATATGCAGAAAAATGGCCGAACATCACGGTCAAAAAAGACCAGATGGAAGACGCCGAGAAGTTCGACGGCGAGACGGAAAAGCTGGAGAAGTATTTCTCCGCGGAACCCGGCTCGGGTGACTGA
- a CDS encoding RNA-binding S4 domain-containing protein, whose amino-acid sequence MATSSRGDRRKAEGALAQDVESSGARSQRVDRWLFFARITKSRTLAQKLCEAGHVRINRAKAKSGAKPVSIGDVLTISLSSGVRVLRVTDPGERRGPTREARMLYEDVLAQGESEMALPESDGE is encoded by the coding sequence TTGGCGACGAGTAGCCGCGGCGATCGCCGTAAAGCCGAGGGGGCCCTAGCGCAGGATGTGGAGAGTTCCGGCGCTCGCTCGCAAAGAGTGGACCGCTGGCTCTTCTTCGCTCGCATCACGAAGAGCCGCACCCTGGCCCAAAAGCTCTGCGAAGCGGGTCATGTGCGCATCAACCGTGCCAAGGCCAAGAGCGGCGCCAAGCCTGTAAGCATCGGCGATGTGCTGACGATTTCGCTGTCGTCGGGCGTTCGGGTTCTTCGGGTCACCGATCCGGGCGAGCGGCGCGGTCCGACCCGGGAAGCGCGTATGCTTTACGAGGACGTTCTGGCGCAAGGCGAGAGCGAGATGGCGCTTCCGGAATCGGACGGGGAATAA
- a CDS encoding helicase-related protein: protein MRITQKKQKAQSPFSGSGVTAILGPTNTGKTHLAIDRMVSHPSGMIGLPLRLLAREVYGRVCERVGAANVALVTGEEKIAPQGARYSVCTVEALPRQTDVSFVAIDEVQLAGDLERGHVFSDRILHLRGRDETLLLGAATMSGILSRLLPGITITTRPRLSHLAYAGSKKITRLPRRSAVVAFSADQVYGIAELIRRQRGGAAVVLGALSPRTRNAQVALYQNGDVDYLVATDAIGMGLNLDVDHVAFAQSWKFDGFQHRALNPAELAQIAGRAGRYQNDGTFGVTGLQEPFDEEVVKRIEGHEFAPVRTLQWRSRTFDFSSVKSLMGSLEAIMDMEGLTRALPATDAQALAFLSKDEDIRKLAVGRNKVSLLWDCCALPDYRRIAPAQHADIIGQLFRDLAVNGHVDEDYMSGQVRRADRTDGDIDTLSARIAQIRTWTYVSHRLGWLRDPVHWQDETRRIEDRLSDALHERLTKRFVDRRTSVLMRRLRENAMLEAEIGSAGEVTVEGHTIGTLNGFRFTADRAAEGEEAKAIRSAAEKALAAEFEKRAEHFSTAPNNDLAVGSDGVMRWVGDPVATLTSGEDVLAPRIVILADEQLTGPMRDKVQARAERYVRHLIELQLKQLLDLKNGEGLEGMAKGLAYQLYEALGVIDRRKVAEDVRGLDQDARAGLRKLGVRFGAYHIFVPALLKPAPAGLLTTLWQVANDARGEPGEGDVVAALMQGRTSFPLDPSWREDFYRLGGFRVLGQRAVRVDILERLADLIRPALSWKTSDGAPPDGALDGRAFFVTPAMMSILGATAEDMEEILKGLGYRGESRPEADVMAERVTAAAEAASPGESAAAAAKEAAAWSAKATSPSIADTENAREEEARHAGEVNETLSHAHAAAQVNVPHKKKGGKAQHDPHAVLDQVMGEVPGSGLAEADRYAVKKPLSPASVADVDDDKAQRDEQEHVGELNETLCSAHAAAHMSAYIREHPPKSDPHAVMAATQGSGVTSGITTDELGDGGAKAETPDEEKTITIWRPARNDRGSRGGPRQGRGAGGQGRPNRKPQQNRGPGGKGNRPAKKDGGGKPKRYEARPQKVDPDSPFAKLQSLKDRLGDE from the coding sequence ATGCGGATCACGCAGAAAAAGCAGAAGGCCCAGTCGCCGTTTTCCGGCTCGGGCGTTACCGCCATTCTCGGGCCGACCAATACGGGCAAGACGCATCTGGCCATCGATCGGATGGTTTCCCATCCCTCCGGCATGATCGGGCTGCCTCTTCGGCTTCTGGCGCGGGAAGTGTATGGCCGGGTTTGCGAACGGGTCGGCGCAGCCAACGTCGCCCTTGTCACCGGTGAAGAGAAGATCGCACCACAGGGTGCGCGCTACAGTGTATGCACGGTCGAGGCCCTGCCGCGCCAGACAGACGTTTCCTTCGTCGCGATCGACGAGGTTCAACTTGCCGGAGATCTGGAGCGTGGCCATGTTTTCTCGGACCGAATCCTGCATCTGCGCGGACGGGACGAGACGCTGTTGCTCGGTGCTGCGACGATGTCCGGCATTTTGTCCCGGCTTCTGCCGGGTATTACGATCACCACCCGTCCACGCCTGTCGCATCTTGCCTATGCGGGCTCCAAAAAGATCACGCGCTTGCCGCGCCGCTCGGCGGTCGTCGCCTTTTCCGCCGATCAGGTTTACGGCATCGCCGAACTGATCCGCCGGCAGCGGGGCGGCGCGGCCGTTGTGCTGGGCGCCCTATCGCCAAGAACGCGCAATGCTCAGGTCGCGCTCTACCAGAATGGCGATGTGGACTATCTCGTCGCCACCGATGCGATCGGCATGGGCCTCAATCTCGATGTCGATCATGTGGCATTTGCGCAAAGCTGGAAGTTCGACGGATTTCAGCACCGGGCGCTCAATCCGGCGGAACTGGCGCAGATTGCGGGCCGGGCCGGGCGCTATCAGAATGATGGCACGTTCGGGGTCACGGGGCTGCAGGAGCCGTTTGACGAGGAGGTCGTCAAGCGGATCGAGGGCCATGAATTTGCGCCCGTCCGGACATTGCAATGGCGCAGCCGCACGTTCGATTTTTCCTCGGTGAAGTCCCTCATGGGCTCCCTTGAGGCCATCATGGATATGGAGGGGCTGACACGCGCCCTGCCGGCAACCGATGCACAGGCGCTGGCCTTCCTTTCCAAGGATGAGGACATACGCAAGCTGGCCGTGGGGCGGAACAAGGTCTCTCTACTGTGGGATTGCTGCGCGCTGCCCGATTATCGACGCATTGCGCCGGCGCAGCATGCCGACATTATCGGCCAGCTCTTTCGGGATCTGGCGGTGAACGGTCATGTGGATGAAGATTACATGTCCGGCCAGGTCCGGCGGGCGGACCGGACCGATGGCGATATCGATACACTGTCCGCACGAATCGCCCAGATAAGGACATGGACGTATGTTTCACATCGTTTGGGCTGGCTTCGAGACCCGGTTCACTGGCAGGATGAAACCCGGCGTATCGAGGATCGATTGAGTGATGCGCTGCACGAGCGGTTGACGAAACGCTTCGTTGACCGCAGGACAAGCGTTCTGATGAGGCGGCTGAGAGAGAATGCCATGCTGGAAGCGGAAATCGGCTCTGCCGGAGAGGTAACGGTGGAGGGTCACACGATCGGTACGTTGAACGGATTCCGTTTTACGGCTGATCGCGCGGCTGAGGGAGAAGAGGCCAAGGCCATTCGCAGCGCTGCGGAAAAGGCGCTGGCGGCAGAGTTCGAGAAGCGGGCGGAGCATTTCTCCACCGCGCCGAACAACGATCTGGCCGTCGGTTCGGATGGCGTCATGCGCTGGGTTGGAGATCCCGTCGCGACGCTCACCAGTGGCGAAGATGTGCTCGCTCCACGTATCGTTATCCTCGCAGATGAGCAGTTGACCGGTCCGATGCGCGACAAGGTGCAGGCGCGGGCCGAGCGTTATGTGCGCCATCTGATCGAGTTGCAGCTCAAGCAATTGCTCGACCTCAAGAATGGCGAAGGCCTCGAAGGCATGGCGAAAGGGCTGGCCTACCAGCTCTATGAAGCTCTCGGCGTTATCGACCGCCGCAAGGTGGCCGAGGATGTGCGCGGTCTCGATCAGGACGCGCGCGCCGGTCTCCGAAAGCTCGGTGTGCGCTTCGGCGCCTATCACATTTTTGTTCCGGCCTTGCTGAAGCCGGCTCCGGCCGGCCTGCTCACCACGCTCTGGCAGGTGGCGAACGATGCGCGCGGGGAACCGGGTGAGGGCGATGTGGTCGCCGCGCTGATGCAGGGGCGTACGTCGTTCCCGCTCGATCCGTCCTGGCGCGAGGATTTCTACCGGCTGGGCGGGTTCCGCGTTCTGGGTCAAAGAGCCGTGCGTGTCGATATTCTGGAGCGGCTGGCCGACCTTATCCGTCCCGCTCTTTCCTGGAAGACGAGCGACGGCGCGCCGCCCGACGGTGCGCTCGACGGACGCGCCTTCTTTGTCACGCCTGCCATGATGAGCATTCTTGGTGCGACCGCCGAAGACATGGAAGAAATTTTGAAGGGCCTCGGTTATCGCGGCGAGAGCCGGCCCGAAGCCGATGTGATGGCCGAACGGGTCACCGCGGCTGCCGAGGCTGCCTCGCCCGGAGAATCGGCTGCGGCCGCTGCCAAAGAGGCGGCAGCCTGGTCGGCCAAGGCGACGTCGCCTTCCATCGCCGATACGGAAAATGCGCGCGAGGAAGAAGCCAGACACGCGGGAGAGGTGAACGAAACGCTTTCGCATGCGCACGCGGCCGCCCAGGTGAACGTTCCTCACAAGAAGAAGGGTGGCAAAGCGCAGCATGACCCTCACGCCGTTCTCGATCAGGTGATGGGAGAGGTTCCGGGTTCAGGTCTCGCCGAAGCGGATCGGTATGCGGTCAAGAAGCCGCTATCGCCGGCGTCGGTCGCTGATGTCGATGATGACAAAGCGCAGCGCGACGAGCAGGAACATGTCGGCGAGTTGAATGAGACATTGTGCAGCGCTCATGCGGCAGCTCACATGTCGGCTTATATTCGCGAGCATCCCCCGAAGAGCGATCCGCACGCTGTCATGGCCGCGACGCAGGGATCGGGCGTGACGTCCGGTATCACCACCGACGAACTGGGTGATGGCGGCGCGAAGGCCGAAACGCCTGACGAAGAAAAGACGATTACCATCTGGCGTCCCGCTCGAAACGATCGCGGTTCACGCGGCGGCCCACGGCAGGGCCGTGGCGCCGGCGGGCAGGGGCGTCCCAATCGCAAGCCCCAGCAGAACCGCGGACCTGGTGGCAAGGGCAACCGGCCAGCCAAAAAGGATGGTGGCGGAAAACCGAAACGGTATGAGGCGCGCCCGCAGAAGGTCGATCCCGATTCACCCTTCGCGAAACTTCAGTCCTTGAAGGATCGCCTTGGCGACGAGTAG